A segment of the Leptolyngbya sp. NIES-3755 genome:
GCAGGAAGAAGCAATCGCGCTCAGTCCGACTTGGAGACTGCTCGATCGCAAAGATTGCAGGGTTTGATATAAAGCCTGCTCGTTGAGTGGGTCGATCGCACTTTTAAGCTGATCGAGCCAAAGACGGGTCTCGCTGAGATAGCGATCGATCAAGTCGGAAGTACCGCGATCGTGGGTAAAGTCACGTGCGGTCGAAAATCCAGCAGCAACGGGAATCGGCGATCGCATGAGAGTAGGGGGCGACTCGATCGGATCGGTGTTGCTAGCGTGAATTGTTCGCACTACAGGGCTACACTTACTGAGAACAGATTTTAGCGCATCGATCCGGATGGGCTTGCTTAAATAATCGTTCATTCCAGCATCAAGGCAGAGTTGTCGATCGCCTTCCATCGCGTTTGCAGTCATCGCAATGATGTATGGATGATTTGGTGTTTGAACAATCTGCCGAGTGGCTTCTAATCCATCCATTTCGGGCATTTGCACATCCATCAAAATCACATCGTACTCTTGGCGCTCTAGTGCCGCTAACACTTCTAGACCGTTTCCAGCAACATCAGCCCGGTATCCTAACCGCGAAAGCAGATGGAGCGCGACTTTCTGGTTGACGACATTATCTTCAGCAAGCAGAATTCGCAATGGATGAAAGTCCGTTTCTTCGATCGATAAAGTTGGCTCGATCGTCGGTGATTTCAGTTCAGCCGCGCTAGCACACAGCGTAAAGTAAAACGTTGAGCCAGAATGGGTCGATTGTGTTGGATAAAACTCTTTTGGAGGACAACCGCCGATCGCGCCTTGGCTTTCGACCCACATTGTACCGCCCATCATTTCGCTGAGCCGCCGACTGATAGCAAGTCCTAATCCTGTACCGCCATATTGCCGACTGGTAGACGAATCGACTTGACTGAAAGATTTAAACAAGCGTTCCATTCGTTCTGGAGGAATGCCGATTCCGGTATCGCTCACTGTGAATAAAAGCTTGAAGGTCTGCTTTGAAAGTTTGGAACAGTGAGCAAGTAGATTCGCTTGACAATGATTTGAGGAACCAAGCTTAACATTGATTGAAATTGCACCCTGCGGCGTGAACTTGATGGCGTTGCTAATCAGATTGACGAGAATTTGACGCAGTCGAGTGACATCGCCAACGATCGTATCTGGAATCATTGGATCAATTTGAGAGGTCACGGCGAGATTTTTCTCGATCGCTTCGGCATTCAAAAGCTCGATCGCATCTCTCACACAAGCTCTTAGATCAAACGGTTGCTGTTCGAGATCCAGTTTTCCAGATTCGATTTTCGAGAAGTCGAGAATGTCATTGATAATCGTTAGCAAAGAATCGCCACTGCTGCGAATGGTTTCAACAAAATCGCGCTGTTGAGCGGTCAAGTCCATATCGAGCAAAAGTCCGGTCAAACCAATCACGGCATTCATTGGAGTCCGAATCTCGTGACTGACGGTTGCAAGAAATTCACTCTTAGCACGATTAGCAGTTTCAGCGGCGTGTTTTGCTTGTTCGAGAGCGGTATTTTTCTCGGTGAGTTGTTCGCGTTGGAGCCGTTCTTGGCGGAGTAGACGAGCTTGAGCGATCGCAATTCCGACTTGATCCGCGACCGCTTCGAGCAGTTCAATCTCATCACTTGTCCAATTCCGAATTGCATCACATTGCTGAAGCGCAATGATTCCGTTTGGAATGCCTTGATATGAGGTGCGAACCGCTAACATCGACTTCAATTGTGCACGTTCACACAGAAGAGCCGCCGCCGCAAGTCGAGAATCGGCATAGACATCCGGAGAGGCAATGGCTCGATCGTTCTTCAATAGTTCTTCAACGTGCAGATTGCCTACGATCGGAATATGAGCACCTTGCATCGAATCCCAACCCGGTTCGAGGAATTCCGCCACGATCGGGATTTGAGGAAAAGTCGGGCTAAGCTGCGAGGATTCGGACACGATCGCATCTTCCGCACTTTCTAAATAGGTATGCAGTAGACAACGATTCACTCCAAAGGTTCGCCCGATCTGCGTTACCGTTGTTTGGAAAATTTCCTGTGTATCTAAGCTTTGTCGAATATCTTGCGTGATTTGTTTGAGTAGATGAGCGCGTTGAATCTGAAGCTGAAGGGCTTGTTCAGTCCGAATTCGCTCAGTGACATCCGTTTGAATCCCGACATAGTGCGTGATGCGTCCTTTGCTATCTAGTACAGGCGAAATCGAGAGTTCATTCCAAAACAGCGACCCATCTTTGCGATAGTTGCGGAGTGTGACTGTACAATCTTCACCTTCATTGAATGCGCCCCGTAAGCGATCGAGCGCATCTTGCTCGGTTTCTGCCCCTTGCAACAGTCGGCTATTTTTTCCAATCACATCAGAAGCACAATAGCCTGTCATCCGCTCAAATCCTGGGTTGACAAAGATCATCGGATTGTCTAGCTGAGTCGGGTCAGTGATGATGATTCCGTTGCTGCTGGCACTAATTGCCCGTTCCAAAATCCGCAGACGAATTTCGGTCTGTTTTGTTTCGCTGATGTCTCGGCAAACTGAAATAATGCCTTTTTCGGTACGAGTCAGCGAGACTTCTTCAAAAAAAGTACTGCCATCTCGACGTTTGGCGACAACTTGACCGCGCCATTGTCCAGTTTGTTTCAAAATAGGACGAATTTCTCGATCGATCCGCTCAATTTCTTCGGGGTAGTACAGGACTTCCCAGCTTTTCCCGATCAGTTCAGTGCGGCTGTACCCAAACATTTTTAGATGAGCATCGTTAAGATACAGCAGTCTTCCGTTCTCACTCAGAATCGCAATCCCATCTAATGCGGCTTCCACTGCGATCGATTGTCGCCAGAGCGCTTCTTGCATCGCTTGATCGGATTCCGGATCGGTGGACGATCGCCAACGCTGCCAAAACGCAAGACCGTTCGCGATCGCTGCAATCAGCGCCGTACTTCCGACAATCCATTCGAGACTCACCGCCATGTGATTTGCCAATCCGTAATTCTTAATTCGTAGTTCGGCATCCAAAAACAGCCAAAATTACAAATTTTTCGGAATTACTCCAAGGAGATTCCTCTTTCTTTATAAAGGATGAAATTGGTTTGTTGATCGTTACACCGCTGAATCTTTAGTTTCGATCACCAAATCAGGCAAACCGTCGATCTTTTCGGTTGGAATATTCGCTTCTGGATCTTCCATAAACACAGTGAGACCGGATGGAACGCATTCAACCTCGATCGGGGTTGTTCCCACCATTTCACCGTCTACCACGACGCGCTGTGCTGGATTGGTGGTAATTTTGAATCGTTTCGATCGCAAATATCCAATATCATCCCGTTCAGCCGGGTTGCCACTGAGCGCAGATTGCAGAAGATGATACGTTGCTGCGATCGCGCTAGTTCGATTCGAGGGAGCGACGATCGTTAAATCCAATAAGCCATCATCGACCACTAATCCCGCTGGACCTTGAGCCAAAACCGAAGTTGCTGGAGCCGCATTGGCTACCGTCAGCGCTGAAGCGGTAAAAGAAAGAATTTTGTCGTCGGTTTCGACTTCTGCTTCAAAGTGATCTAAATTTCGCAATTGACGCAAACCAGCAATCACATACGCCAGAATTCCAAAGCGGTCTTTAGTTTCTCGATTCGCGAGTCGAACCGTTTCCGCTTCAAATCCAATTCCAGCAAGCAGTACCATCGGGCGACCATTACAAAAGGCGACATCGACAGTTTTGGTTTGCTGATTCAAAATGGTTTCGCAGGCAGCCTCGATCGTGGTTGGAATGGAGAGTGCATTTGCAAACGCATTCGCAGTTCCCCGCGCAATAATCCCCAAAGGAATTCCGGTCCGAATCACAGCATTGGCAGCCGCCGAAACGGTTCCATCTCCACCCGAAACGAAAATCGCTTCTGCGCCTTCTTTTACCGATTCTGCTGCCAGTTCATCAGCATCGCGATCGGGAGTAGTCAGCTTTGTTTTTAAGTCAAACTTTTCACTTAAGCGGCGTTGAATCAAATCAAGTTCCTGTTCTGCGTTTCCCTGACCCGCCACCGGATTAAAGATTAAATGCGCCGTTTTCATAGAAATTTAAGAAATATAATACTTCTGGGATATCACGCACTTAAAGCAATCGGGGTCTGACTTCTGGATGATTTTTCTCTTGAATCGATCGCAAGAGTGTCAGAATGAGAATGTCCTTGACCTCTACAGTTTCATGTCTGCGGCAACCATGTACGATGAGGAACATTTTGTTGTCCTCGAAACCAACCAGCCCGAAGAAATCTTAACGGCGGCGGAACTGAGCGAAAAACTACGATCGATTCTTGCCGCGAGACAGGACGACTTGCCTCAAGATGTGAAACAAGCAGGTGAAATCGATGCCCAAATTCGCTATCTGATCGATACGACCTGTGAGCTTGGAATGGCTCCCGGTGAGTATTTACAGTGGTACGCGATTCGGCTCGAAAAATGATTAGCCTGCGAGTTGCACGTCTTCGATCGAGACACTTTCACTCGGCAATTCCAGACAATACCCCGCTCCGTATACGGTTTTGATGTACTTTGGATGCCGGGGATCGGGTTCGAGTTTCGTTCTCAAGTGACGGACGTGAACCCGAATCGTTTCGATATCATCATCGGGATCGTAGCCCCACACTTCTTTGAGAATTTCGCTCGGTGAAACAGTTTGCCCATGCCGCTGAAGGAGACAATGTAGCAGTTCAAATTCTAAGTGAGTCAGTTTGACGGTTTTACCAAACCAAATCGCCTCGAACCGTTCTGGAACGAGAATCAAAGGACCGTAACTAAGAATTTCCGAATGTTTCGCGGCTTGAGGAATGCGATCGGTTCGTCTTAAAAGCGCTCGAACTCGCGCTAACATTTCCTCGACTTCAAACGGCTTGGTCAAATAATCGTCCGCGCCTGCATTAAAGCCTTCCACCTTATTGGAAGTTTGGCTTAATGCGGTGAGCATCAGAACTGGAATATCTGCGGTCCGCTCATCGCGACGAATTCTTTGGCAAATGGTGAAACCATCGACTTGAGGTAACATCAAGTCTAATAAGATCAGATCGGGTTGGAGTTGGAGCGCAAGCGCCTGTCCTCGTGTCCCATCTGCGGCTTGACTGACATCGTAGCCAGCCATCTCTAGATTGACGGCAACGAGTTCAGCGATCGCCGGATCGTCATCGATCACCAGAATTCTGGGCATGGTTAATCTCTTCTTCCTAAAGGGAGGTTGATTGAGCGCAAAAGCTCAAGAATTTATAAACTTTCCTGCTCAGATTATACGCAAGGATCTAATTTCTTTCGCTATATGAAGACGATCCCGAAGAAAAAATCCGAAAAATCCACCTGGAATTCTTTGCGGTTAAAACGTAGAGCAAGAAAGATTACAATTTGTAACGGAACACAATCTCTAGGAGTCTTCGCTATGCCCCTGAATGTAGGCGACACTGCCCCCGATTTTACTGTTAAAGACACGAATGGCAATACGGTCACGCTTTCTGACTATGCGGGGCAAACTGTAGTCCTCTATTTTTACCCCAAAGATGACACGCCAGGTTGCACCAAGGAAGCTTGCAGTTTCCGCGACAATTACGCTCAATACACCAGCAAAGGCATTCCCGTTTTTGGCGTGAGCATGGATGATGAGGCATCCCACCAGCGCTTTACCGAGAAGTTTAGTCTGCCCTTCCCCTTGTTGGCGGATACGAGTGGGACTCTGACCAAATCCTATGATGTCGATGGCGGTGGCTATTCTAAGCGCGTCACTTATGTGGTCGGTTCAGATGGCAAAATCGCTCAGGTTTACACGACGATTCAGACCGATACTCATGCGGCAGATATCTTGCAGCAGTTAGGCGTATAGAGGTGTCCGCGCCTTTATAAGACACTAAGTCTCTCGATCGTTAGATCGGGAGATTCTTTTTTTAGCTGAAAGAGCAAGAGTATATTGGAGGCACATTTGGACACGAGGGTGCGTCCGTGTGCTTCAAACTTTGCTCACGATCGATGAGGGGATACGCATGACTGATACAACGATCGAAATCAGTGAACTCACTTCAGGAGGGGGTACTGCGCCTCCAACCTATGCCGGACCTTTAGAAGTTTTAGTGAATAAGCCTGTGGTGCTGAAGGGCAGTTACGATGCCAGTCGCATCAGACGCATTACGGTGATGGCAGAAGATAAAGTGAATCTGGGAGTGACGCTGAATAATGGCACCTGGCAAGTTTCAATGCCCAGAGGATTCAGCACACCCGGAGCGCGTTGGCTGAGATTGCGAGGATTTGATGCTGGCAATAAACTGATTGAAAATCGCGTGTTTTATATTACGGTCAGTCGCGATCCGTTAACCGTTGGACAAGAGTTAACGATTAAAGTCTTGCGGGATACTTTCTTCAAAGTTTCGACCGATGATTCTGCCCGCTTAAACAATCAGCAGAAAATCTTGATCAAAGCGGGGCAAACCTATCCAGTGAGACGGTACGGATTTATCGATGGGCATTTGAAATTAGAGTTGGGAAGTACGATCGCGCCGATCGGAAATTTCGGGTATTTCTTTGAAGATCACGTTCAGCTTTCCAAAGGATCTCAAATTTTCCGATTTTCACTGGATGATGTTCCTGACATTCCTCTTGCAGCACAGCTTCTTATTACAAAGACCAATTTTCTGAAGACTTCACCCGCTGATTCTTCGACGTTGGCAGCAAATCAGAGAACGAATGTGTTAGAGGGTCAAGTCTTTCAAATTACTGGATATGCTTGCACTCAGGGACATTTTCGCGTGACTTTGAAAGATCCGATTCCTGGATTTGGCAATCGTGGGTTTATCTTTTGGCAGTACGCTCAGATTAAGCGCAATGGTCGAGAAATTCCTTATGATTCGAGTGCGCTAACCGTTACAGCATTGCGAGATACCATTTTCAAGAAGCGTCCGGTCGATTCATCCCAACTTCAACCGGATGAGCGATCGACATTCAATGCCAATGAGTTCTACGGTGTGTCGAGCTACATGATTCAAGGCGGACATATCAAAGTCTCGTTGAACGAAGAACTTCCAAACTTTGGCAATACAGGGTTTGTGTTCCCAGATTTTGTCAGAATGAGTCGCGGTAATCGTGCCTTCAATCCGATTCCAGGCACCGTTGAATTGAATGTCCCGTATTTCTCGCAGCGGGATAATCCGCGATTTTATTGGTCTACTTGTAATGTCACTGCGATCGCGATGTGCATGTACTATCTCGGCACTCGTGCTCGATCGGGAGGTCAACTAGAGGATGAACTCTTGCAGTGGTGCTTTAACAAAGATGGGGAAGGCTCTCAGATCAATCACAATACCTTGAGCAATCTCATTAATGCTTACGGTTATGACGGCACTTTTAGTACAACCTGGACATTTCGGGATGTCAGAGAAGAACTGATCAATGGTCGTCCAGTTGTCCTCTGTGGCTGGTTTACCTCGTATGGTCACATTGTTACCGTGATTGGCTACACACCCGATGGATTTATCGTGAATGATCCTTGGGGCGATGCTTTGACTGGATATGCCAACACTGAGGGACGAAAGTTACTTTATCCCTATAGCTATACGAATCGAGTGTGTGGTCCAGACGGGCAAGTTTGGGCGCACTTTATTCGACGGAGAGCATAACCTACGAGAGAGTGGTCTGGTCGATCGCTCTCTTAATGAAATTCAATCTTGAATTGTATCGATCGTGCCCACGAACCCAGTATCGTTTGGAAAGGAGACCTCTCCGATTCTGTCTTAGATACTTTGAAATACAAACGATGTCACAACCGACGATCGAATCTATCCTTCAAGAAGACCGCCAATTTCCACCCAGTGCGGATTTTTCACAACACGCTCGGATCAAGAGCTTAGAAGAATATCAAGCGTTATACGATCGTGCAAAAGCCGATCCGCT
Coding sequences within it:
- a CDS encoding multi-sensor hybrid histidine kinase (similar to AA sequence:cyanobase_aa:LBDG_00190), with protein sequence MAVSLEWIVGSTALIAAIANGLAFWQRWRSSTDPESDQAMQEALWRQSIAVEAALDGIAILSENGRLLYLNDAHLKMFGYSRTELIGKSWEVLYYPEEIERIDREIRPILKQTGQWRGQVVAKRRDGSTFFEEVSLTRTEKGIISVCRDISETKQTEIRLRILERAISASSNGIIITDPTQLDNPMIFVNPGFERMTGYCASDVIGKNSRLLQGAETEQDALDRLRGAFNEGEDCTVTLRNYRKDGSLFWNELSISPVLDSKGRITHYVGIQTDVTERIRTEQALQLQIQRAHLLKQITQDIRQSLDTQEIFQTTVTQIGRTFGVNRCLLHTYLESAEDAIVSESSQLSPTFPQIPIVAEFLEPGWDSMQGAHIPIVGNLHVEELLKNDRAIASPDVYADSRLAAAALLCERAQLKSMLAVRTSYQGIPNGIIALQQCDAIRNWTSDEIELLEAVADQVGIAIAQARLLRQERLQREQLTEKNTALEQAKHAAETANRAKSEFLATVSHEIRTPMNAVIGLTGLLLDMDLTAQQRDFVETIRSSGDSLLTIINDILDFSKIESGKLDLEQQPFDLRACVRDAIELLNAEAIEKNLAVTSQIDPMIPDTIVGDVTRLRQILVNLISNAIKFTPQGAISINVKLGSSNHCQANLLAHCSKLSKQTFKLLFTVSDTGIGIPPERMERLFKSFSQVDSSTSRQYGGTGLGLAISRRLSEMMGGTMWVESQGAIGGCPPKEFYPTQSTHSGSTFYFTLCASAAELKSPTIEPTLSIEETDFHPLRILLAEDNVVNQKVALHLLSRLGYRADVAGNGLEVLAALERQEYDVILMDVQMPEMDGLEATRQIVQTPNHPYIIAMTANAMEGDRQLCLDAGMNDYLSKPIRIDALKSVLSKCSPVVRTIHASNTDPIESPPTLMRSPIPVAAGFSTARDFTHDRGTSDLIDRYLSETRLWLDQLKSAIDPLNEQALYQTLQSLRSSSLQVGLSAIASSCDALETCLRLGTLDQVPHQVHQLEAEYDRVQASLHLELQQCQR
- a CDS encoding methylglyoxal synthase (similar to AA sequence:cyanobase_aa:LBDG_00180) translates to MKTAHLIFNPVAGQGNAEQELDLIQRRLSEKFDLKTKLTTPDRDADELAAESVKEGAEAIFVSGGDGTVSAAANAVIRTGIPLGIIARGTANAFANALSIPTTIEAACETILNQQTKTVDVAFCNGRPMVLLAGIGFEAETVRLANRETKDRFGILAYVIAGLRQLRNLDHFEAEVETDDKILSFTASALTVANAAPATSVLAQGPAGLVVDDGLLDLTIVAPSNRTSAIAATYHLLQSALSGNPAERDDIGYLRSKRFKITTNPAQRVVVDGEMVGTTPIEVECVPSGLTVFMEDPEANIPTEKIDGLPDLVIETKDSAV
- a CDS encoding hypothetical protein (hypothetical protein MC7420_2672;~similar to AA sequence:cyanobase_aa:LBDG_00170), whose protein sequence is MIFLLNRSQECQNENVLDLYSFMSAATMYDEEHFVVLETNQPEEILTAAELSEKLRSILAARQDDLPQDVKQAGEIDAQIRYLIDTTCELGMAPGEYLQWYAIRLEK
- a CDS encoding winged helix family two component transcriptional regulator (similar to AA sequence:cyanobase_aa:LBDG_00160), whose translation is MPRILVIDDDPAIAELVAVNLEMAGYDVSQAADGTRGQALALQLQPDLILLDLMLPQVDGFTICQRIRRDERTADIPVLMLTALSQTSNKVEGFNAGADDYLTKPFEVEEMLARVRALLRRTDRIPQAAKHSEILSYGPLILVPERFEAIWFGKTVKLTHLEFELLHCLLQRHGQTVSPSEILKEVWGYDPDDDIETIRVHVRHLRTKLEPDPRHPKYIKTVYGAGYCLELPSESVSIEDVQLAG
- a CDS encoding bacterioferritin comigratory protein (similar to AA sequence:cyanobase_aa:LBDG_09960); amino-acid sequence: MPLNVGDTAPDFTVKDTNGNTVTLSDYAGQTVVLYFYPKDDTPGCTKEACSFRDNYAQYTSKGIPVFGVSMDDEASHQRFTEKFSLPFPLLADTSGTLTKSYDVDGGGYSKRVTYVVGSDGKIAQVYTTIQTDTHAADILQQLGV
- a CDS encoding hypothetical protein (hypothetical protein MicvaDRAFT_3161;~similar to AA sequence:cyanobase_aa:LBDG_09950); translation: MTDTTIEISELTSGGGTAPPTYAGPLEVLVNKPVVLKGSYDASRIRRITVMAEDKVNLGVTLNNGTWQVSMPRGFSTPGARWLRLRGFDAGNKLIENRVFYITVSRDPLTVGQELTIKVLRDTFFKVSTDDSARLNNQQKILIKAGQTYPVRRYGFIDGHLKLELGSTIAPIGNFGYFFEDHVQLSKGSQIFRFSLDDVPDIPLAAQLLITKTNFLKTSPADSSTLAANQRTNVLEGQVFQITGYACTQGHFRVTLKDPIPGFGNRGFIFWQYAQIKRNGREIPYDSSALTVTALRDTIFKKRPVDSSQLQPDERSTFNANEFYGVSSYMIQGGHIKVSLNEELPNFGNTGFVFPDFVRMSRGNRAFNPIPGTVELNVPYFSQRDNPRFYWSTCNVTAIAMCMYYLGTRARSGGQLEDELLQWCFNKDGEGSQINHNTLSNLINAYGYDGTFSTTWTFRDVREELINGRPVVLCGWFTSYGHIVTVIGYTPDGFIVNDPWGDALTGYANTEGRKLLYPYSYTNRVCGPDGQVWAHFIRRRA